The nucleotide sequence GCATCTTTATAGCCTTTATACGAAGATTTTAGAGGAGAGAATACAGACTGGACAATACCGCTGAATAGTTACTTGAAAAAGTAACTATTCAGCGGTATTAACCTGTTTGTGTTTTTTCCTCTAAAATCTTCGTATAAAGACTATAAAGATGCTCATTTTTTCTTGCGTATTTCAGCTTTTCTTTGTACCTTTACGCCTATGAAAGAGCAAGTTACGGACATATCAAAAGTATTACACGACATGACGGAAGAGATGCGATTGTTGCGTGAAACTGTCAATCAGCAGTATGTCGAAATTATCAAATTGAATCGTAACATAAATGCTCTGAACCTCCAAATCCGCAAGAAAGATACGGAACTTACAAACTTACGGGAACGCTTGGCCAAGTATGAAAACCCTGACAAGAACTCTAATAACAGTAGCACTCCACCAAGCAAGGAGCGTATGAAGGATGAGGTTGTCAGAAGAACAAGAAGTCTGCGTAAGCCAAGTGGTAAGAAGCCGGGAGGACAAAAGGGACATGATGGGCATAAGTTGTCTTGTTCTTCCGTACCTGACGAGATAATCGATGAGGTACCCAACTATTGTACTCGTTGCGGAGAATCTTTATCAGACGCAGAGCGTGTACTTGATTATGTGACGCAGGTTATTTCTATTCCAGAGTTGAAGCCTGTAATCAAGGAAATCCGACACTATGTGATGGTATGCAAGAACTGTGGCGAACGTATTCGGACGGTACCGAGACGGCGGTCAAACAAC is from Prevotella melaninogenica and encodes:
- a CDS encoding DUF6444 domain-containing protein, producing the protein MKEQVTDISKVLHDMTEEMRLLRETVNQQYVEIIKLNRNINALNLQIRKKDTELTNLRERLAKYENPDKNSNNSSTPPSKERMKDEVVRRTRSLRKPSGKKPGGQKGHDGHKLSCSSVPDEIIDEVPNYCTRCGESLSDAERVLDYVTQVISIPELKPVIKEIRHYVMVCKNCGERIRTVPRRRSNNVVYASSVKTLVVYLSVVQLLLNVGVISIPKGREKYL